The following coding sequences are from one Streptomyces angustmyceticus window:
- a CDS encoding LysR family transcriptional regulator — translation MDVEALRTFVAVAETGQFQAAADELGISQQAVSKRIAALERHIEVTLLVRTSRGSRLSLDGQVFLPHAKKVLAAIEQAEQAVRPGSRPLRVDVLNRRISPAQAVYRFYRSHPETDLDAVTLSKENAAQAAQAVLEGTVDASFRALPADQAPAGISAERLLDAPLELLVGPGHPLADAPGVSPADLAGHRIWIPGIRPGTEWAAFYQALSEAFGLSIDALGPNFGDEALMDALADSASLATLVGGGDRYLWPQTHDLRRIPLHDPTPVYPHVLLFRSGDQHPVLTALRDHLRTTGPRTPHDVWTPDWADR, via the coding sequence GTGGATGTTGAAGCACTGCGGACGTTCGTGGCCGTCGCTGAGACCGGCCAGTTCCAGGCTGCGGCCGACGAGCTGGGGATCAGCCAGCAGGCTGTCTCCAAGCGGATCGCGGCCCTGGAGAGGCACATCGAGGTCACGCTCCTGGTGCGGACCTCCCGAGGGTCCCGACTGAGCCTGGACGGGCAGGTCTTCCTGCCGCACGCCAAGAAGGTCCTGGCGGCCATCGAGCAGGCCGAGCAGGCCGTGCGCCCCGGCAGCCGTCCCTTGCGCGTCGATGTCCTCAATCGGCGCATCTCCCCGGCCCAGGCCGTCTACCGGTTCTACCGCTCCCACCCCGAGACGGACCTGGACGCGGTCACGCTGAGCAAGGAGAACGCCGCCCAGGCCGCCCAGGCGGTGCTCGAAGGGACCGTCGACGCGTCCTTCCGCGCCCTGCCGGCAGACCAGGCCCCGGCCGGGATCAGCGCCGAACGGCTCCTGGACGCACCCCTGGAGCTCCTGGTCGGCCCCGGCCACCCGCTGGCTGACGCGCCCGGGGTCAGTCCTGCGGACCTGGCCGGCCACCGCATCTGGATCCCCGGGATCAGGCCGGGCACCGAGTGGGCGGCGTTCTACCAGGCGCTGTCCGAGGCCTTCGGCCTGAGCATCGACGCGCTCGGCCCCAACTTCGGTGACGAGGCCCTGATGGACGCGCTGGCCGACTCGGCCTCGCTGGCCACCCTCGTCGGCGGCGGGGACCGGTACCTGTGGCCCCAGACCCACGACCTACGGCGCATCCCATTGCACGACCCGACCCCGGTCTACCCGCACGTACTGCTGTTCCGCAGCGGAGACCAGCACCCCGTGCTGACCGCGCTACGCGACCATCTGCGCACCACAGGCCCGCGAACACCGCACGACGTGTGGACGCCGGACTGGGCAGACCGCTGA
- a CDS encoding AMP-binding protein has translation MEAVVPPAAGAPAIRCAGHERDYPSFLDRAARIATGLRAAGVEPGDRIAVVMRNEPAHLEITAGAALLGASAVPVNWHFRHDDLRHVLTDSGSKVVFAHSDLLDAVTAVLPDGVRIVEAAVPAGVAAACGIGAPPVTGKHPLLDPWLEDHAPLDEPAGDRPPTVIYSSGTTGLPKGVLREPVTPEQLDEGVRLFLERFAVAPGGRTLIPAPLYHASPSQHAVLALAAGLDITLMPRFDAEEFLRLIALHRIEQVQVVPTMFVRLLRLPKDVRERYDLSSLTSVVHAAAPCPPHVKHAMIDWLGPVLREYYGGSETGAVTWCDSAEWLAHPGTVGRATDTCDVAVLGPDKQPLPAGATGDIYLKPGDGWPRFTYLGDPDRRAAMEAPGLPGYVTIGDIGHLDTDGYLYLSDRRNDMVISGGVNIYPAEIEGCLLALDGVRDVAVFGIPDEEFGEVLAAHLQTEPGVLLSAEQVRTHVAEHLAGYKTPRAVVFEELLPRDESGKLFKRQLRDPYWVGREGVI, from the coding sequence ATGGAAGCCGTCGTCCCGCCCGCCGCCGGCGCCCCGGCCATCCGCTGCGCGGGTCATGAACGCGACTATCCGTCCTTCCTCGACCGTGCGGCGCGGATCGCCACCGGACTGCGTGCGGCCGGCGTCGAGCCCGGCGACCGGATCGCGGTCGTGATGCGCAACGAGCCCGCCCACTTGGAGATCACCGCCGGGGCCGCCCTGCTGGGCGCCTCGGCGGTCCCCGTCAACTGGCACTTCCGGCACGACGACCTGCGGCATGTGCTCACCGACAGCGGCAGCAAGGTCGTCTTCGCGCACAGCGACCTGCTGGACGCGGTGACCGCCGTGCTCCCGGACGGCGTACGGATCGTCGAGGCCGCCGTCCCCGCCGGTGTCGCAGCCGCCTGCGGGATCGGCGCACCGCCCGTCACCGGAAAGCACCCGCTGCTGGACCCGTGGCTGGAGGACCACGCCCCGCTGGATGAGCCCGCCGGGGACCGGCCCCCCACCGTCATCTACAGCTCGGGCACCACCGGGCTGCCCAAGGGGGTGCTGCGCGAACCCGTCACCCCCGAGCAACTCGACGAAGGCGTACGGCTGTTCCTGGAGCGCTTCGCCGTCGCCCCCGGCGGACGCACCCTCATCCCCGCCCCGCTCTACCACGCCTCTCCCAGCCAGCACGCCGTCCTCGCCCTCGCGGCCGGCCTGGACATCACCCTCATGCCGCGCTTCGACGCCGAGGAGTTCCTGCGGCTGATCGCCCTGCACCGCATCGAGCAGGTGCAGGTCGTGCCCACGATGTTCGTCCGGCTGCTGCGCCTGCCCAAGGACGTGCGCGAACGCTACGACCTGTCCTCGCTGACCTCCGTCGTGCACGCCGCGGCGCCCTGCCCGCCGCACGTCAAACACGCCATGATCGACTGGCTGGGCCCGGTGCTGCGCGAGTACTACGGCGGCAGCGAGACGGGCGCCGTGACCTGGTGCGACAGCGCGGAGTGGCTGGCCCACCCCGGCACCGTCGGACGCGCCACCGACACCTGCGACGTCGCGGTCCTCGGCCCCGACAAGCAGCCGCTGCCGGCCGGCGCCACCGGCGACATCTACCTGAAGCCGGGCGACGGCTGGCCCCGGTTCACCTACCTCGGCGACCCCGACCGGCGCGCCGCCATGGAAGCCCCCGGCCTGCCCGGATACGTCACCATAGGGGACATCGGCCACCTCGACACCGACGGCTACCTCTACCTCAGCGACCGCCGGAACGACATGGTCATCTCCGGCGGCGTCAACATCTACCCCGCGGAGATCGAAGGCTGCCTGCTCGCCCTCGACGGCGTCCGCGACGTGGCGGTCTTCGGCATCCCCGACGAGGAGTTCGGCGAGGTCCTCGCCGCCCACCTCCAAACCGAACCCGGCGTACTCCTCAGCGCCGAGCAGGTCCGCACCCACGTCGCCGAACACCTCGCCGGCTACAAGACCCCCCGCGCCGTCGTCTTCGAAGAACTCCTCCCCCGCGACGAGTCGGGAAAGCTCTTCAAGCGGCAACTACGGGATCCGTATTGGGTGGGGAGGGAGGGGGTGATCTGA